In the genome of Croceimicrobium hydrocarbonivorans, one region contains:
- a CDS encoding SRPBCC family protein, producing the protein MYQLKQEQWVNAPLKEVWEFFSDPENLLRITPAKMKMRIVEKPSSTMFPGMILRYKVSPILGIPLNWTSEISAVNKEDYFVDEMLTGPFKMWHHLHRFEAKDGGTLISDELHYRLPLEALSRWAHPWLVQKQLKEMFAHREKVIQEIF; encoded by the coding sequence ATGTATCAACTAAAGCAAGAACAGTGGGTAAATGCGCCGCTTAAGGAGGTTTGGGAATTCTTTTCCGATCCTGAAAACCTATTGCGCATTACTCCGGCAAAAATGAAAATGCGCATTGTAGAGAAGCCCAGTTCTACAATGTTTCCCGGCATGATTTTACGTTATAAGGTTTCACCCATCTTAGGTATCCCCTTAAACTGGACTTCTGAGATCAGTGCCGTAAATAAGGAAGACTATTTTGTAGATGAAATGCTTACCGGCCCTTTTAAGATGTGGCATCACTTGCATCGCTTTGAAGCCAAAGATGGGGGCACTCTTATTAGTGATGAGCTTCATTATCGACTGCCTCTGGAGGCTTTATCCCGTTGGGCACATCCCTGGCTGGTCCAAAAGCAATTGAAAGAGATGTTTGCACATCGCGAAAAGGTAATTCAAGAAATCTTTTAA
- a CDS encoding universal stress protein, whose product MSDSFKILVPIGFSEQSLTALNQASIFAKATENASITLLSVIEEGGFFSKMFSSSTNTEQIHSEVSKKLKEVAENFQKDHNIPTNTMVAEGVVYEEIARVSSLIDANLVVMGTNGKPQNLRKRFIGSNAYRTAALVKPPVVTIKGVREIEKIETIIFPLLMDRHSKEKVGPTLEYARLFGAKVLVVAVKENESQLNILRGHVNQVETFIRSHGVECEHQIIENPSRRGVVRNILNHAYEAEGDLVIITEEAGPTDITDYFLGNEMQAVIYHSEIPVMCITPKAVKYDKMWDSF is encoded by the coding sequence ATGTCTGATTCATTCAAGATCCTGGTTCCGATCGGATTTTCTGAGCAATCCTTGACCGCTTTAAACCAAGCCTCAATTTTTGCCAAAGCTACCGAAAACGCCAGCATTACCTTACTCTCTGTAATTGAAGAAGGAGGTTTCTTTTCGAAGATGTTCTCCAGCTCCACTAATACCGAGCAAATTCATAGTGAGGTAAGTAAAAAATTGAAGGAAGTTGCCGAAAACTTCCAGAAAGATCACAACATCCCAACCAACACCATGGTTGCCGAAGGTGTAGTGTATGAAGAAATTGCCCGGGTAAGCAGTCTTATCGATGCCAATCTGGTGGTAATGGGAACTAATGGTAAGCCCCAAAACCTTCGCAAGCGCTTCATTGGATCTAATGCCTACCGCACTGCCGCCTTAGTAAAACCTCCTGTGGTTACTATTAAAGGGGTGCGTGAAATTGAAAAGATCGAAACCATCATTTTCCCCTTATTGATGGATCGTCATAGCAAGGAGAAAGTAGGTCCTACCTTGGAGTACGCCCGCCTATTTGGCGCCAAAGTTTTGGTGGTGGCTGTGAAAGAAAACGAAAGCCAGCTGAATATTTTACGTGGCCATGTAAACCAGGTAGAAACCTTTATTCGCAGCCACGGTGTGGAATGCGAACATCAAATTATTGAGAACCCATCACGTCGTGGGGTCGTTCGCAATATCTTGAATCATGCCTATGAGGCCGAAGGTGATTTGGTAATTATTACTGAAGAAGCTGGCCCAACTGATATTACCGACTACTTCTTGGGTAATGAAATGCAAGCCGTTATTTACCACAGTGAAATTCCGGTGATGTGTATTACTCCTAAAGCGGTGAAATACGATAAAATGTGGGATTCTTTCTAA
- a CDS encoding phosphorylase family protein has translation MPASEIILNPDLSVYHLHLKNGEVPRKVVTVGDPDRIDWLIPHFDQVYSDQQFREFRSLRGSIGQQDMLCISTGIGTDNVDIVLNELHLAYAWDLSKRELQSEELAPMQVLRLGTSGTLREDIPIDSILMSEAALGFDYLMHFYNWPDFRKLEGLEAFPEPYFTWGSEEMRDQFRSMAQHSGITVTANGFYGPQGRNLPLKAKNANWLDLLAAQKLEGRSITNLEMETAGIYALGSLLNMECLSLSAILANRRTQVFSKKPETIVQGMIAQALEIYSAE, from the coding sequence ATGCCTGCATCTGAAATCATTCTTAACCCTGATTTAAGTGTTTATCACTTACATTTAAAAAATGGCGAAGTACCACGAAAGGTAGTCACAGTGGGGGATCCCGACCGAATAGACTGGTTAATTCCCCACTTCGATCAGGTATATTCCGATCAACAATTCAGGGAATTTCGGAGCCTTCGAGGAAGTATTGGGCAGCAAGATATGCTCTGTATTTCGACGGGTATCGGTACCGATAATGTCGATATCGTGCTCAATGAATTGCATTTGGCCTATGCCTGGGATTTAAGCAAGCGCGAACTTCAAAGCGAGGAATTAGCGCCCATGCAAGTTTTGCGTTTGGGAACCAGCGGCACTTTGCGTGAAGACATTCCTATCGATAGCATATTGATGTCGGAAGCAGCTTTGGGTTTCGATTATCTCATGCACTTTTACAATTGGCCCGACTTTCGGAAACTGGAAGGCTTAGAGGCTTTTCCAGAACCCTATTTCACCTGGGGATCAGAGGAAATGCGAGATCAGTTTCGATCTATGGCCCAGCACAGTGGCATTACGGTTACAGCCAATGGCTTTTATGGACCGCAGGGCAGAAACCTTCCTTTAAAAGCGAAGAATGCCAATTGGTTGGATCTTTTAGCGGCCCAAAAGCTGGAAGGCCGCTCCATCACCAATCTAGAAATGGAAACGGCCGGTATTTATGCCTTAGGCAGTCTCTTAAATATGGAATGTCTTTCCTTATCCGCCATCCTTGCCAATCGGAGGACTCAGGTATTCAGCAAAAAGCCTGAGACTATCGTTCAAGGAATGATAGCTCAGGCTTTGGAAATTTATAGTGCAGAATAG
- the rny gene encoding ribonuclease Y: protein METTTLILILAALIVGFGTAFVFNMLILKKKNQNILAEAQKEAEGIKKEKILQAKEKFLELKAEHEKVINKREQKLNDRFNNLKEKEQRVREHAENNKKDYKENQRLREELSKKVEVNDARSKELEKMHRKQVEQLEVISGLSPEEAKNQLLEALKEEAKTDAAAFIQTTMEEAQLSATREARKVVIQTIQRVATEQAVENSVSVFNIENDDVKGRIIGREGRNIRALEAATGVEIIVDDTPEAIILSCFDPVRREIARLSLHKLVSDGRIHPARIEEVCNKTRKQIEEEIFEVGKRTTIDLGIHGLHPELVRMVGRMKYRSSYGQNLLQHSREVANLCGIMAAELGLNPKIAKRAGLLHDIGKVPSEESELPHAILGMKMAEKYGEKPEVCNAIGAHHDEIEMTGLISPIVQVCDGISGARPGARRQIAESYMQRLKDLEQLAISQNGVTQAYAVQAGRELRVIVDCEKVSDADAAKISFDISQKIQNEMTYPGQVKITVIRETRAVNVAR, encoded by the coding sequence ATGGAAACAACAACTTTAATTCTTATTCTGGCAGCTTTAATCGTAGGCTTTGGAACCGCCTTCGTTTTTAATATGCTGATCTTAAAAAAGAAAAATCAAAATATCCTGGCCGAAGCTCAAAAAGAAGCTGAAGGCATTAAAAAGGAGAAAATCTTACAGGCCAAGGAGAAATTCCTGGAGCTGAAAGCCGAACATGAAAAGGTAATTAACAAGCGTGAGCAAAAGCTCAACGACCGCTTTAATAACCTGAAGGAAAAAGAACAAAGGGTGCGCGAGCATGCCGAAAACAACAAGAAAGATTATAAGGAAAACCAACGCCTGCGCGAGGAACTGAGCAAAAAGGTAGAGGTGAATGATGCTCGCAGTAAGGAGCTCGAAAAAATGCACCGCAAGCAGGTGGAGCAATTGGAAGTAATCTCCGGCTTAAGTCCAGAGGAAGCTAAAAACCAATTATTAGAAGCTCTTAAAGAAGAGGCTAAAACCGATGCCGCCGCCTTCATCCAAACAACCATGGAAGAAGCGCAATTAAGTGCCACTCGTGAAGCCCGTAAAGTGGTGATCCAAACCATCCAGAGAGTAGCTACTGAGCAGGCTGTGGAAAACTCCGTTTCGGTATTTAATATTGAAAACGACGATGTTAAAGGCCGTATCATCGGTCGTGAAGGTCGTAACATTCGCGCCCTGGAAGCAGCAACCGGTGTTGAAATTATTGTGGATGATACCCCGGAAGCAATTATCCTAAGCTGCTTTGATCCAGTACGTCGTGAGATTGCCCGCCTTTCTTTACACAAATTGGTTTCAGACGGACGTATTCACCCAGCCCGTATTGAAGAAGTTTGTAATAAGACTCGTAAACAAATTGAAGAGGAAATCTTCGAAGTGGGTAAGCGTACTACGATCGATTTAGGTATTCACGGCTTGCATCCTGAGTTGGTTCGCATGGTTGGTCGTATGAAATACCGTTCTTCTTACGGACAAAACTTGCTGCAACACTCACGTGAAGTGGCCAACCTCTGTGGTATTATGGCGGCTGAATTAGGTTTGAATCCTAAGATCGCCAAGCGTGCCGGCTTATTGCATGATATTGGTAAAGTACCTTCGGAAGAAAGTGAATTGCCACACGCTATTTTGGGTATGAAGATGGCCGAGAAATACGGCGAAAAACCTGAAGTATGTAATGCGATTGGTGCTCACCACGATGAAATTGAGATGACTGGCCTTATCTCTCCTATCGTTCAGGTTTGCGATGGTATTTCTGGAGCCCGTCCCGGTGCACGTCGTCAGATCGCCGAAAGCTATATGCAGCGTTTGAAAGACCTGGAGCAATTAGCAATTTCTCAAAATGGGGTTACTCAAGCTTATGCGGTGCAAGCCGGTCGTGAGCTTCGGGTAATTGTAGATTGCGAGAAAGTGAGTGATGCCGATGCTGCGAAAATCAGCTTCGATATCAGCCAGAAAATTCAAAATGAAATGACCTATCCCGGACAGGTAAAGATTACCGTAATCCGAGAAACTCGTGCCGTAAACGTAGCGCGCTAA
- a CDS encoding cell division protein ZapA, with translation MSDLLKIKVSLADRVYPLTIRRDEEENIRKAAKSIEAILKKYEDGYAVRDKQDLLAMCALQLASRLEKIQIDNLVSGDDIGAHLDRLSEKLKQATQ, from the coding sequence ATGTCAGATTTGCTAAAAATAAAAGTATCCCTGGCCGATCGGGTCTACCCTTTAACCATCCGCAGAGATGAAGAGGAAAACATCCGTAAAGCCGCCAAGAGTATCGAGGCCATCTTAAAGAAGTATGAAGATGGATATGCGGTGCGAGACAAACAAGACCTGCTGGCGATGTGTGCCTTGCAGTTAGCCTCGCGTTTGGAGAAAATCCAAATCGATAATTTGGTGAGTGGAGATGATATTGGAGCACATTTAGACCGTCTTTCGGAAAAACTAAAGCAAGCGACGCAATAG